One window of the Actinomyces wuliandei genome contains the following:
- a CDS encoding replication-associated recombination protein A yields the protein MSDMEPPSLFDAAPHVTEPDATTARRPGAGSGRPAEPESGASRHAEGLRTTAPQPLADRLRPQSLEDVVGQDHLLAPDAPLGRMLEAGSLSSTILWGPPGCGKTTIARLLAERAGLVFEPLSATFSGVADLRKVFTAATRRRQVGQGTLLFVDEVHRFNRAQQDSFLPYVEDGTVVLVGATTENPSFELNGALLSRCQVLVLRRLEEPALELLLGRAESLTGGPLPLTPAARAALLAMADGDGRYLLGMVEQVLAAAALPGHPASPAAVDGTGEPEPTGRPGSPGSTELDSDEPGTGRAGALDVEALTAVVASRAPLYDKSSEEHYNLISALHKSMRGSDPDAALYWLARMLAGGEDPLYVARRLVRFASEDVGLADPGALTTALAAWEAYERLGSPEGELAVAQAVVYLATAPKSVAVYRGLGRATALARQTGSLAPPAHILNAPTRLMKDLGYGEGYQYDPDAEDGFSGADYMPQALPPRQQRQQLYEPTDHGHERSIRQRLDYWQGLREQRGG from the coding sequence ATGAGCGACATGGAGCCTCCGTCCCTCTTCGACGCCGCGCCGCACGTCACCGAGCCGGACGCCACCACTGCGAGGAGGCCCGGGGCGGGCTCCGGACGCCCCGCCGAGCCGGAGTCAGGTGCGAGCAGACACGCGGAGGGGCTGCGCACTACCGCCCCCCAGCCGTTGGCGGACCGGCTCCGCCCCCAGAGCCTGGAGGACGTCGTCGGACAGGACCACCTCCTGGCCCCCGACGCGCCCCTGGGCAGGATGCTGGAGGCGGGCAGCCTGTCCTCAACCATCCTGTGGGGGCCTCCCGGCTGCGGCAAGACGACGATCGCCCGGCTCCTGGCCGAGCGCGCCGGCCTGGTCTTCGAGCCCCTGTCGGCCACGTTCTCCGGGGTCGCGGACCTGCGCAAGGTGTTCACGGCGGCCACCCGGCGCCGCCAGGTCGGCCAGGGGACCCTGCTCTTCGTCGATGAGGTCCACCGCTTCAACCGCGCCCAGCAGGACTCGTTCCTCCCCTATGTGGAGGACGGGACCGTGGTGCTGGTGGGGGCCACCACGGAGAACCCCAGCTTCGAGCTCAACGGGGCGCTGCTGTCGCGCTGCCAGGTCCTGGTCCTGCGGCGCCTGGAGGAGCCAGCCCTGGAGCTCCTGCTGGGGCGCGCCGAGTCCCTGACCGGGGGGCCGCTGCCGCTGACCCCCGCAGCCCGGGCGGCGCTGCTGGCCATGGCCGACGGTGACGGCCGCTACCTGCTGGGCATGGTGGAGCAGGTGCTCGCCGCAGCCGCCCTGCCAGGGCACCCCGCCAGCCCGGCCGCCGTGGACGGCACCGGTGAGCCCGAGCCCACAGGCCGGCCCGGCAGTCCCGGCAGCACCGAGCTGGACTCCGACGAGCCTGGCACCGGCAGGGCGGGTGCCCTCGACGTCGAGGCCCTGACCGCCGTCGTCGCCTCCCGGGCGCCCCTGTACGACAAGTCCAGCGAGGAGCACTACAACCTCATCTCGGCCCTGCACAAGTCCATGCGCGGCTCCGACCCCGACGCCGCCCTGTACTGGCTGGCCCGCATGCTGGCAGGCGGGGAGGACCCGCTGTACGTGGCGCGGCGCCTGGTGCGCTTCGCCAGCGAGGACGTCGGGCTGGCCGACCCCGGTGCCCTCACGACGGCCCTGGCCGCCTGGGAGGCCTACGAGCGGCTGGGCTCCCCCGAGGGCGAGCTGGCTGTCGCCCAGGCCGTGGTCTACCTGGCCACCGCCCCGAAGTCCGTGGCCGTCTACCGGGGCCTGGGGCGGGCCACGGCCCTGGCCCGCCAGACCGGCTCGCTGGCCCCGCCCGCCCACATCCTCAACGCCCCCACCCGTCTCATGAAGGACCTGGGCTACGGCGAGGGCTACCAGTACGACCCTGACGCCGAGGACGGCTTCTCCGGAGCCGACTACATGCCCCAGGCCCTCCCACCACGCCAGCAGCGCCAGCAGCTCTACGAGCCCACCGACCACGGGCACGAGCGCAGCATCCGCCAGCGTCTGGACTACTGGCAGGGGCTGCGCGAGCAGCGGGGCGGGTGA
- the pulA gene encoding pullulanase-type alpha-1,6-glucosidase, whose amino-acid sequence MTFTPTTTSTTTLLTPSQVSVTGPCDPPVAGSAELRAYWVEPDTLAWPVSLLPRGTGREDVVDDEGAPRQGAGLSLSLVLASRGGARVVSSAVRGTDGLPDPMVLPLRVAGDLPRRVLENHPNLEGYVALSLVDDEGAAGLDEDGVREALTGQLLVVQRVRVPVGADSAVSTDDSADSGTDSVADAADAADTVGAAGTGSLGGSGDVPGPGNPGIGAADALVPGASGQDAVVPQAPVSGPQTSPAPGPGEGVVEGVVDAVTGVQTAVVLDHLYADAARRATLGVTFSQGCPSFALWAPTAKSVTLLSWPTGDPHGSVPRVAGPAVRTLAERGEDGCWRVPNRDATIPAGCQYLWEVEVYVPATGRVETNLVTDPYSVALTVDSTRSVAADLSDPRLAPRQWTDTPAPVVANDASRSIYELHVRDFSAADTTVPASRRGTYKAFTLPDSAGMRHLTRLARAGLSTVHLMPVFDIATIPERRTRQAVPDVPAEAGPASADQQAAITAVADTDAYNWGYDPFHWMVPEGSYATDGHQDGGARTVELREMVGALHAAGLQVVLDQVYNHTAASGQAPTSVLDKVVPGYYHRLDAVGKVTTSTCCANTATENAMTERLMIDSVLWWARHYKVDGFRFDLMGHHSRDTMVRLREALNRLTLADDDVDGRALYLYGEGWSFGEVASNALFTQASQGQLDGTGIGTFNDRLRDAVHGGSPFDVDHRARQGFGSGLVTDPNGHDHRSPAEQAADLAYRTDLVRLGLAGNLRTYGLTTAEGAVRRGEELGFNGSVAAYASAPQESVSYVEAHDNETLYDLLAYKLPRRTTMADRVRMHILCLATVTLGQSPAFWAAGTELLRSKSLDRDSYNSGDWFNAVDWTGRDNGFGRGLPPGERNRERWGVQSELLGEPSLVPSPAYIATARDQALDLLRLRASTPLFWLGDPDLVRERVSFPGSGPGALPGVVAMLVDDTDPHGSGGFQDIDPALDGVLVVLNASAARVAQPLPTLAGRDFRLSRIQEEGADGVVRTTRFDPVSGTVSVPARTVAVLTQAQERPESRER is encoded by the coding sequence GTGACCTTCACACCTACGACCACATCAACGACCACACTGCTGACACCGTCCCAGGTCTCTGTCACCGGTCCGTGCGACCCTCCGGTGGCAGGCTCCGCCGAGCTGCGGGCCTACTGGGTGGAGCCCGACACCCTGGCCTGGCCCGTGTCGCTGCTGCCTCGGGGCACGGGACGTGAGGACGTCGTGGACGACGAGGGGGCTCCTCGCCAGGGGGCGGGGTTGTCGCTGAGCCTCGTGCTGGCCTCCCGGGGTGGTGCGCGGGTGGTCAGTAGCGCGGTGCGCGGCACCGACGGCCTGCCCGACCCGATGGTCCTGCCGCTGAGGGTCGCGGGGGACCTGCCCCGCCGGGTCCTGGAGAACCACCCCAACCTGGAGGGCTACGTCGCCCTGAGCCTGGTGGACGACGAGGGCGCTGCCGGGCTTGACGAGGACGGTGTCCGCGAGGCCCTGACCGGACAGCTCCTCGTGGTGCAGCGGGTGCGAGTTCCCGTCGGTGCCGACAGCGCTGTCAGCACCGACGACAGCGCCGACAGCGGCACTGACAGTGTCGCTGATGCCGCTGATGCCGCTGACACTGTTGGCGCTGCCGGTACCGGCAGCCTCGGCGGCTCCGGGGACGTTCCCGGCCCCGGTAACCCCGGTATCGGGGCCGCAGACGCCCTTGTGCCTGGTGCGTCTGGCCAGGATGCCGTGGTCCCTCAGGCTCCGGTGTCCGGGCCGCAGACGTCCCCAGCCCCAGGTCCTGGTGAGGGTGTCGTGGAGGGTGTCGTGGACGCGGTCACCGGGGTCCAGACAGCCGTTGTCCTCGACCACCTCTACGCTGACGCCGCCCGTCGCGCCACGCTGGGCGTCACCTTCTCCCAGGGCTGCCCCTCCTTCGCCCTGTGGGCGCCCACCGCCAAGTCGGTGACCCTTCTCAGCTGGCCCACCGGCGACCCGCACGGCTCCGTGCCCCGGGTAGCCGGACCCGCAGTGCGTACCCTCGCTGAGCGGGGTGAGGACGGCTGCTGGCGGGTCCCCAACCGTGACGCCACGATCCCGGCTGGCTGCCAGTACCTGTGGGAGGTGGAGGTCTACGTCCCCGCGACCGGGCGGGTGGAGACCAACCTGGTGACCGACCCCTACTCCGTCGCCCTGACCGTGGACTCCACCAGGTCCGTGGCCGCTGACCTGTCCGACCCCCGGCTGGCCCCTCGCCAGTGGACTGATACCCCCGCGCCGGTGGTGGCCAATGACGCCTCCCGCAGCATCTACGAGCTGCACGTGCGCGACTTCTCCGCCGCAGACACCACTGTCCCAGCCAGCAGGCGCGGAACCTACAAGGCCTTCACCCTTCCCGACTCCGCCGGCATGAGGCACCTGACCAGGCTGGCCCGCGCCGGGCTGAGCACCGTCCACCTCATGCCCGTCTTTGACATCGCCACGATCCCGGAGCGGCGCACCAGGCAGGCGGTCCCCGACGTCCCCGCAGAGGCTGGCCCCGCCTCCGCCGACCAGCAGGCCGCGATCACCGCCGTCGCCGACACCGACGCCTACAACTGGGGCTACGACCCCTTTCACTGGATGGTTCCGGAGGGCTCCTACGCCACGGACGGCCACCAGGACGGGGGAGCGCGCACGGTCGAGCTCCGGGAGATGGTCGGCGCGCTGCACGCCGCAGGACTGCAGGTGGTGCTCGACCAGGTCTACAACCACACCGCAGCCTCGGGGCAGGCGCCCACCAGCGTCTTGGACAAGGTGGTGCCGGGGTACTACCACCGCCTGGACGCCGTCGGAAAGGTCACCACCTCCACCTGCTGCGCCAACACCGCTACCGAGAACGCCATGACGGAGCGGCTCATGATCGACTCCGTCTTGTGGTGGGCCAGGCACTACAAGGTGGACGGGTTCCGCTTCGACCTCATGGGCCACCACTCCCGGGACACCATGGTGCGGCTGCGTGAGGCGCTGAACCGCCTCACCCTGGCTGACGACGACGTGGACGGGCGTGCCCTCTACCTCTACGGCGAGGGGTGGAGCTTCGGAGAGGTAGCCAGCAACGCCCTGTTCACCCAGGCCAGCCAGGGCCAGCTGGACGGCACTGGGATCGGTACCTTCAACGACCGTCTGCGCGACGCGGTCCACGGGGGCAGCCCCTTCGACGTCGACCACCGCGCCCGCCAGGGGTTCGGCAGCGGACTGGTCACCGACCCCAATGGGCACGACCACCGCAGCCCGGCTGAGCAGGCGGCGGACCTCGCCTACCGCACCGACCTGGTCAGGCTGGGACTGGCAGGCAACCTGAGGACCTACGGGCTGACCACCGCAGAGGGAGCGGTCAGGCGGGGCGAGGAGCTCGGGTTCAACGGGTCGGTGGCCGCCTATGCCAGCGCCCCGCAGGAGAGCGTCAGCTACGTGGAGGCCCATGACAACGAGACGCTCTACGACCTGCTGGCCTACAAGCTGCCGCGCAGGACGACCATGGCGGACCGGGTACGCATGCACATCCTCTGCCTGGCCACGGTGACCCTGGGGCAGTCGCCCGCCTTCTGGGCGGCCGGCACCGAGCTGCTGCGCTCGAAGTCCCTGGACCGGGACTCCTACAACTCCGGGGACTGGTTCAACGCGGTGGACTGGACCGGGCGGGACAACGGCTTCGGCCGGGGGCTGCCGCCCGGGGAGCGCAACCGTGAGCGCTGGGGGGTGCAGTCCGAGCTGCTGGGTGAGCCGTCCCTGGTCCCCTCACCTGCCTATATCGCCACGGCGCGCGACCAGGCCCTGGACCTGCTGCGCCTGCGCGCCTCCACCCCCCTGTTCTGGCTGGGGGACCCCGACCTGGTCCGCGAGCGGGTCAGCTTCCCGGGGTCGGGGCCGGGGGCGCTTCCCGGGGTGGTCGCCATGCTTGTTGACGACACCGACCCTCATGGCTCCGGCGGCTTCCAGGACATCGACCCCGCGCTGGACGGGGTCCTGGTGGTGCTCAACGCCTCGGCAGCCAGGGTCGCCCAGCCGCTGCCCACCCTGGCGGGGCGTGACTTCCGGCTCTCCCGCATCCAGGAGGAGGGCGCGGACGGGGTGGTCCGCACGACTCGCTTCGACCCGGTCTCAGGCACGGTGAGCGTGCCGGCGCGCACGGTGGCGGTCCTGACCCAGGCCCAGGAGCGGCCTGAGTCCCGGGAGAGATAG
- the mmsB gene encoding multiple monosaccharide ABC transporter permease, with translation MSTVGAYLGHNLRQYGILAALVAIIAFFQVLTDGLLLSPNNVASLIQQNAYVMILAVGMVMVIIARHIDLSVGSQVGFIGGVIGLLVVSAGVPWPTAVLAAVALGLLIGCWQGFWVAFVGVPAFIVTLAGMLIFRGLTVVLVQRTVSGLPPGLVAIANGSLPPWLGYLRNFDGVTVLVGVLAVAGFTWSQLRARRRSRAAGREVEPARTVALRLAVLTVAVGFLTALLAYSAGGTPTVLVIVGVVVLVYSFVMNRTVLGRHVYAVGGNLKAARLSGINTRRVDFLVFVNMGFLAALAAVVTTSRAGAAVSTAGNLYEMDAIAAAYIGGAAVSGGVGRVSGAIIGALIMGVLNMGLSIMAVDSAWQQAIKGLVLLVAVAVDVVGKRRGAA, from the coding sequence ATGAGCACCGTGGGAGCATACCTGGGACACAACCTGCGCCAGTACGGGATCCTCGCCGCCCTGGTCGCCATCATCGCCTTCTTCCAGGTGCTGACGGACGGGCTGCTGCTCTCCCCCAACAACGTGGCCAGCCTCATCCAGCAGAACGCCTATGTCATGATCCTGGCGGTGGGCATGGTCATGGTCATCATCGCCCGGCACATCGACCTGTCCGTGGGCTCCCAGGTGGGGTTCATCGGCGGCGTCATCGGCCTGCTGGTGGTCAGCGCGGGCGTGCCGTGGCCGACGGCGGTGCTGGCCGCCGTCGCCCTGGGCCTGCTCATCGGGTGCTGGCAAGGGTTCTGGGTGGCCTTCGTGGGGGTCCCGGCCTTTATCGTGACCCTGGCGGGGATGCTCATCTTCCGGGGCCTGACCGTGGTCCTGGTCCAGCGCACCGTCTCCGGCCTGCCGCCGGGCCTGGTAGCGATCGCCAACGGGTCCCTGCCGCCGTGGCTGGGCTACCTCAGGAACTTTGACGGCGTGACGGTCCTCGTCGGCGTGCTGGCCGTGGCCGGGTTCACCTGGTCCCAGCTGCGCGCCCGACGGCGCAGCCGGGCGGCGGGGCGCGAGGTCGAGCCGGCCAGGACGGTGGCCCTGCGCCTGGCCGTGCTCACCGTGGCGGTCGGCTTCCTCACGGCGCTGCTGGCCTACTCAGCCGGGGGCACACCCACCGTCCTGGTCATCGTGGGGGTCGTGGTGCTGGTCTACTCCTTCGTCATGAACCGCACGGTGCTGGGACGCCACGTCTACGCCGTGGGCGGCAACCTCAAGGCCGCCCGGCTCAGCGGGATCAACACGCGGCGCGTCGACTTCCTGGTCTTCGTCAACATGGGGTTCCTGGCGGCGCTGGCGGCGGTCGTGACCACCTCACGGGCCGGGGCGGCGGTGTCAACCGCAGGGAACCTCTACGAGATGGACGCTATCGCCGCCGCCTACATCGGTGGGGCGGCCGTCAGCGGAGGGGTCGGCCGGGTCTCCGGGGCGATCATCGGCGCCCTCATCATGGGGGTGCTCAACATGGGACTGTCCATCATGGCGGTGGACTCCGCCTGGCAGCAGGCGATCAAGGGCCTGGTGCTGCTGGTGGCCGTGGCTGTTGACGTCGTCGGCAAGCGGCGCGGCGCCGCCTGA
- a CDS encoding sugar ABC transporter ATP-binding protein, whose translation MRHITKSFGARKALDDVSLEVRRAEIHAVCGENGAGKSTLMNVLSGVWPRGTYDGDVVYDGRVRQFRSVRDSESAGIVIIHQELALSPHLSVAENIFLGNERARHGVIDWEATREAAAALLEQVGLPVPPRTRVGDLGVGSQQLVEIAKALSRRVRLLILDEPTAALNDEDSAHLLELMTGLRDQGMTMVLISHKLGEVSRVAQRATVIRDGRTVRTAPLEGAGSIDEEEIIHLMVGRPLSNRYPERTRPQGATDLARADATRADPTAQGSGPSGSGDVSDSGTRTSAPGVDPPLLEVRDWTVHHPADPSRTVVNGAALTLARGEVVGLAGLMGAGRTELAMSLFGRSWGTRISGTVLKEGRPVSTSTVAAAIRHGLAYVPEDRKDLGLNLIQDVRTNTTAAALGRVSRHGVIDPGKEQEVAEEYRTSLRIKTGSLEDPVGSLSGGNQQKVVLARWMLTGPDVLILDEPTRGIDVGAKYEIYQIINELADAGKAVLVISSELPELLGTCDRIYAMSQGRVTGQLPRAEADQEGLMRLMTAETASPAATTTGTTTQRRETR comes from the coding sequence ATGCGCCATATCACCAAGTCCTTCGGCGCTCGCAAGGCGCTGGACGACGTCAGCCTCGAGGTGCGCCGCGCCGAGATCCACGCCGTGTGCGGGGAGAACGGGGCGGGCAAGTCCACGCTCATGAACGTCCTGTCGGGGGTGTGGCCGCGGGGCACCTACGACGGCGACGTCGTCTACGACGGTCGGGTGCGCCAGTTCCGTTCCGTGCGTGACTCCGAGTCGGCCGGGATCGTCATCATCCACCAGGAGCTGGCCCTGAGCCCCCACCTGTCCGTGGCGGAGAACATCTTCCTGGGCAACGAGCGCGCCCGCCACGGTGTCATCGACTGGGAGGCCACCCGCGAGGCCGCCGCAGCCCTGCTGGAGCAGGTGGGGCTGCCGGTCCCGCCCCGCACGCGGGTCGGCGACCTCGGCGTGGGCAGCCAGCAGCTCGTCGAGATCGCCAAGGCCCTGTCCAGGCGGGTGCGCCTGCTCATCCTGGACGAGCCCACCGCCGCGCTCAACGACGAGGACTCCGCCCACCTGCTCGAGCTCATGACAGGGCTGCGCGACCAGGGGATGACGATGGTGCTGATCTCCCACAAGCTCGGGGAGGTGAGCCGGGTCGCCCAGCGCGCCACCGTCATCCGCGACGGGCGCACCGTGCGGACCGCGCCCCTGGAGGGAGCGGGAAGCATCGACGAGGAGGAGATCATCCACCTCATGGTGGGCCGTCCCCTGTCCAACCGCTACCCCGAGCGCACCCGCCCCCAGGGCGCCACCGACCTCGCCCGGGCAGACGCCACCCGGGCCGATCCCACCGCCCAGGGCTCAGGCCCCAGTGGCAGCGGGGACGTCAGCGACAGCGGGACCAGGACGTCGGCCCCCGGGGTGGACCCACCCCTCCTGGAGGTGCGTGACTGGACCGTCCACCACCCCGCCGACCCCTCCCGCACGGTCGTCAACGGCGCCGCGCTGACCCTGGCCCGGGGAGAGGTCGTCGGGCTGGCCGGGCTCATGGGGGCCGGACGCACCGAGCTGGCCATGAGCCTGTTCGGCCGCTCCTGGGGGACGAGGATCTCCGGGACCGTGCTCAAGGAGGGCCGACCCGTGTCCACCTCCACCGTGGCGGCTGCCATCCGCCACGGGCTGGCCTACGTCCCTGAGGACCGCAAGGACCTGGGTCTCAACCTCATCCAGGACGTGAGGACCAACACCACGGCGGCCGCCCTGGGCCGGGTGTCGCGCCACGGCGTCATCGACCCCGGCAAGGAGCAGGAGGTGGCCGAGGAGTACCGCACCAGCCTGCGGATCAAGACGGGCTCCCTGGAGGACCCCGTGGGCTCCCTGTCCGGCGGGAACCAGCAGAAGGTGGTGCTGGCCCGCTGGATGCTCACCGGCCCCGACGTCCTCATCCTCGACGAGCCGACCCGGGGCATCGACGTCGGCGCCAAGTACGAGATCTACCAGATCATCAACGAGCTGGCCGACGCGGGCAAGGCTGTCCTGGTCATCTCCTCCGAGCTGCCCGAGCTGCTGGGGACCTGCGACCGCATCTACGCCATGAGCCAGGGCCGCGTCACCGGGCAGCTGCCCCGGGCCGAGGCGGACCAGGAGGGCCTCATGCGGCTCATGACCGCTGAGACCGCCAGCCCCGCAGCGACCACCACAGGGACCACCACCCAGCGCAGGGAGACGCGATGA